GGTCGCCGAACTCACCGGCACGGATGAGGTCGGTCTCGACCTCCTCGCGCGGCGTATCGGTGTAGATACCGCGGATGACCGTCTTCACGTTCCACGCGTCGAACTTCCGGAGGTAGCGTGCGATGAGGTCGTAGAGTCGCCCGTTGGCCCAGTCGAGAATGTCGTTGAACTGCTTCGCGAGGTTGCGGTTCAGCGCGAACTCGATCAGGTCGACGCCCGAAAAACGGGCCCCGAGGGCGTTGATCTCCTCTTCGTACGTCGACTCCTCCATGAAGCGAGCGATCTCGGCGGGGCCCATCCGGAGGAGTTTGCGGTAGTCCTCGTCGTCGTACAGCGCACCGCGTCGCGAACGGACGCGGGCGTTGACGTACTCCGGATTCGAGCTGCCGGTTGCGCTCATTGGTCGAATAGTCGGGCGCTCACGTCCTTCAAATTATCCTCCCAGACGGAGTCGAGGACGGAGTCGAACGTGTTGTTCACCCGAACGCGGGAGTTTTTGCCTTCGACGTAGACGCCGCCGATACAGTCGCGGTCGCCCACGAACTCGTAGCCGTCGTAGTCGGCGAGAATCTCGGTGATGAGCGTCTCGTCGTCGGCACGTCCGTACACGTACACCTCGTCTTCGTCTTCGAACTCCGTCGAGGCCGCGTCGAGCAACTCACGGGTGAGTTCCTCGCGGTCGTCACCGGAGAGATCGACGAGTTCCGCTTCGACCTGCTCGTACACGTCTTCGAGCACGTCGCGGCGGGCTTCGAGGCGCTTCTGCTTCGCTTGCAGTTTCGCGCTCGACAGCGTCTGTTCGCGCTCCTGCGCGATTTTCCGCTCGACTTCGCGTTTCCGCTCTTCGAGCAGTTCCTCTGCGTCGGCCTCGGCTTCGGCGACGATCTCGTCGGCGCGTGCTTGGCCCTCCTCGCGGAGGTTCTCCGCACGTGCGCGGGCCTCGTCTCGAATGTCCTCAACGACAGTATCCAAACTCATGGTGGAAAGAGAGGGGCTGGTTTAGACCAGGAAGATGACGACGAGCGCGAGAATGACGAGCGTCTCCGGCAGGACCGTCAGAATCAGGCCCTGCACGAAGAGGCTCTCGTCCTCGGCGATAGCGCCGACTGCCGCGGCACCGATACCGCGCTCGGCGTAGCCCGCGCCGAACGCGGCGAGGCCGACGGCGAGCGCCGCTGCCGCCGACGGCTCGATGGCGGGGCCGCTGGCGGTTCCTTCTGCCTGCAATGCAACGTTTGCGAGTTCGGGTAGGGTTTCGAACATAGTGGATGAGTCGTCAGTACCGTGTGGTACTGTTTTCGGTCGTCTCCGAACAGTTCGTATTTGACCGCACAGCCGTCATAAAGCTTCCCAAAGAAGTCCGTCAGCGGTGGCGAAAGCGAGCGATTCGGGCCACTTTCGGATGTCACAGTCTACCGAGGCAGTCGCTTTCAGGGTTTAAAAACGAAGGCGTGAGCGGCGAGGCGTCAGTCCTCGGTGGTGTATCGCCGGTCGTAGCCGAACGGCTCGTACTCCTTGCCGCCACCCTCGTAGAACTTCCCGAAGAACTCCACGTACTCGAGACGGACCGCCTGCAGGCCGGCGCTCGTGACGCCGAGCGCGAGCACGAGCAGGTGGCCCAGCACGAGCACGACGAGGCCGACGAGGACGAGCGCGGCTCCGCCGTGGACGAGGCCGGGATACATGATCGCTTCGGCCCCGTACTCGCTGGTGACGTACTCCGGACCGTAGCTGAGCATGAAGTGGAACTCGCCGTGGTGCTGGTACGCTCCGAAGAACAGGAGGTTGACGACGAACGCCATTCCCGCCTTCGCGAGCAGCACCGCGGCGATCCGCGTGTACGACAGCACGTTGACGAGCACGTTCAGCGCCTCGACGACCTCGATCGGTTCGCCGAGGGCGAGCAGTACGACTCCGGCGAAGAACGCGGCGATGCCGATCCAGCCGACGATGGCTGGGAAGCCGGTGAAGCCGAGTGGAATCACGCCGTTAGCCGAGAACGTCTGGTAGACGAACTCCGGGGCGGTGCCCTTCAGGATGTCGCTGAAGACGAACACCCACAGGCCGTTGAGCATGAGGAGCCACGAGCCGCTCTCGTACACCGCGTGCTTGAGGTCGTGGTGCTCGTTGACCTCGACGAAGTCGAGAATCCACCCGAGGTTCAGGTGGAAGATACCGACGAGCACACTCACGACCAGCCAGCCGGTCGCCCAGCCGATCTGGGACGGCGACAGACCCTTCAGCAGTGGTGCGTGACCGAGTCCGAGCGCCCCCTCCCAGAAGTACGTCGAGATGAGGTGCAGCCCGAAGATTTCGCCGTACAGCACGCCGAATAGCATCGTGAACAGGCCGGCCCAAATGGTAATCCCGCCCATGCTCTTGAACGCCTCGCTGTCGAACTTCGTGTAGAGGTAGTAGCCGATGCCGGTGTATATGGCACCGTAGCCAAGGTCACCGATCATGAACCCAAAGAAGGCCGGGAACGTCAGGAAGACGAGCACCGACGGGTCGAACTCGTTGTACTTCGGTCGGCTGACCGCGTTGACGAGCACCTCGAACGGCTTGGCGACGCCCGGGTTATCCTGAATAACGGGCGGGTCGTCGCGCTGCATCACGACGCTGTTGCCGCCGTCGGCGCGCACTTCGTCGTCGCCGCTGCCGCCGTCGGCGGCGGCCGCGGGTTCGCCGGTCGAACCGTCGACCTGGTCGATCCACGCCTCGTGTCCACCGCTCTTGAAGCTCGCGCGTTCTATCTCCTCGACTTCGACGTGCTGGCTCACGTCGTCGCGGAGCGCGCTCGCGAACTGCGTGTAGCGCTCGGTCGGAATCCAGCCCTCGGCGACGAAGGCGTTCTCCGTCGTCGCGAACGAGAGCGGCGCTTCGGTCTTCTGGACCTCGATGGAGAGCTGTTCCTCGGCGGCGAGCAGGAAGCCTGCGGCGTCGACCTTGACCTCCTCGAGTTCGTTCTCGACCTTCGACAGTTGGGACTCGATCTGCTGTTCACGGTGACGGAGTTCGTCGACGTACTCCTCGGGACTCGACTCGGACTGAGGAATCTCGTACGTCGAGAAGTCGGTGCCGACGAGCGCCTCGTCGAGCGCGCCCTCAGCCGCGTCCTCGGGGTACGCGAAGACCGCGAACACGTCGTCGCCCTCGAAGATCTCGAACGCGTCGATCGTCTCGGCGTCCGCGAGCGCGCGCTCGACCTCGTTGCGGTTCCCCTCGCCGACGGCGACCTGCAGGGTGTTGTAGCCCGACAGCAGGTCGAGGTCGATGCCGAGGTCCGCGAACGGTTTGACGGCGTCGATGTCTTCTCGGACGTTTCGGAGGTCGTCGCGGAGGTCTTCGCGGCGGTCGTCGAGTTCGTTGACCTCGGCGCGGATCTCCGCGAGTTCGGCTTCGACTTCCTCGTCGTCGTCGAACGTTCGAGTCGGCCCCGCGTCGTCATCGTCGACGTCGAGGATGCTCTCCAGCGACCGGACGGTGACGAGTTTGTCCGAGGCTTCCTCGGCACCAGAGACGGGGTCACCGCGCGAGAATCCCTCCCACGAGTCGGTGTAGTCGGTTACGTGCAGGAGGTTCAGGTCGTGCACCGTCTCGATGACGTCGTCCATGAACCGCTTGGACCCGGTCACCGAGACCTTACTCATCTGTTCAGGTCTGAGCATGCACCGCCTCCTCGAACCGTTCTACGGTATACTCTACCGCCTCCTCGACGTTCGACTGCGCCTCGGAGACGAGTTCCTCGCGGGCGCGCTCGCCCTCCTCGAGGATAGTCTCGCGTTCGGCCTCGATCTCTTCGCGGGCCTCCGCGAGACGGCGCTCCTCTAATTCGGACGCCTCCGCTTCTGCCTCGGCCCGAATCTGCTCGGCGCGGTCGCGGGCGTCGGAGATCAGTTCGTCGCGCTCGCGCTCAGCCTGCGCGATGATGTCGTCGGCGTCGGATTCGGCCGACTTGATCCGTTCGAGAACCTCTGGTCTCGGCATACTCACTAATCGTTGGAAACTTGCACCACGGCCGTATAAGGTGTTTGCGGAACCCGTCGCAGGAACTCGAACGCGGCGGGCTTTCGCGGAGCCGACGACTGCACCGACAGCGGGACCGTCCGGACGCCGAACCGGTCGCTGCCGGAGAATCCGCAGGATTATGCCCGCCGAGTCCGAACCGCCGACAATGGGTATCCTCGAGGACAAGGGACGGGCGCGACTGTTCTACAAGTACCTCTCGAAGGTGTACGACCAGGTCAACCCGTTCATCTGGAACGAACAGATGCGCACGGAGGCGCTGGCGCTACTCGACATCGAGCAGGGCGATCGCGTCCTCGACGTCGGCTGCGGAACCGGCTTCGGCACCGAAGGACTGCTCCAGCACACCGACGACGTTCACGGACTCGACCAGAGCGTCCACCAGATGGAGAAGGCGTTCCAGAAGTTCGGCAAGCGCGACAAAGTCAAATTCTACCGCGGCGACGCCGAGCGCCTCCCGTTCACCGACGACAGCTTCGACATCGTCTGGTCCTCCGGTTCCATCGAGTACTGGCCCAACCCGGTCGACGCGCTCGCGGAGTTCCGCCGCATCGTCAAACCCGGCAAGCAGGTGCTCGTCGTCGGCCCGAACTACCCGAAGACGACGGTGATGCAGAAAGTCGCCGACTCCATCATGCTCTTTTACGACGAGGAGGAGGCCGACCGGATGTTCGAGGAGGCGGGATTCGAAGACGTCGAACACGTGCTGATGGGACCGTCGTACGACCCGGACATCGCCATCACCACCGTCGCCCGCGCGCCCGAGGAGTAGCGCGTCGGAGACGAAGCGCGTCGGAGACGACTAGCACGACGGCCGGAGACGGCTTCGCATCCGATTCTCGCGTTCTCTCTTTCCGGCTCTCTCGTTCGTCGAGCGCCGACGGCCACCGAACGCTCGTTCACCGAACGACCACCGAGAGCGTCGCGAGCGGTCGTCCGTCGTAGCGGATGTCGACGGTCACCGACGACCCGGCGGTCAGGTCGGGGTCGTTGGTGTCGGCGACGGCGAACGACGCCGTCTCGCCGGCGCTCCAGCGGGCGTCCGCGGCGGAATTGAACGGTCCCGTCGGGCCGGGACGAAAGCCCCACTCGGAGAAAAACGGAAGCGCGGGCTGTTCGGCGAGCGGCGCGCCGTCGACGCTGACGCGAAGGTCGAGGCGGCGCACGTCGAGCGTCTCGCCGCCCCGGTGGACGAACCGCAGCGTGTCGTCACTGACCGTGAGCGACAGCACCGCCCGCGCGCCGTCGGACGACATCTGTGCGTGGTCGAGCGCGACGGCACCGACGCTGGCGGCAAGACCGATCGACACGAACAGCAGGAGGACAATGCCGACGGCGGGGACCGACGCGCGGGAGCGGTACGACACGTCGCGCAGTGGTCCGGTCATCGGTGATAAGGGTCCGTTTGCATCTGGGGGCGGTGTTTAGTCGAGTTACTCACCGAACGTTGAGGGAGCGACAACCGGCCGAACGGCCACCACAGGGTGGGACTTCGGTGAATCGCTCGCCTCCTGTTCATACCACCAGAAAATCCCTCACTACCCATCCGGGGACGAGAGAGATATCAGCATAAAACGACTCTATAGCGACTCCGATCAGGATACGACGCGGACGTGCGTCGGCGGCGACGCGAGCGAGTCGTTCGGGTCACCGACGTTCATAGCATCGTCGGGGCTGAGTTCGATGGAGACGAAGGAGTTACCGCGGATGGCCTGCACGACGAACTCGCCGTCGGGGGCGGGCGTCCAGAGGACGCCGTCGGCGTTCGTGCGCCCGAGGAACGCCGGTTGCTCGTTACTGTCCGGCCGTCCGATGCTAATGTTGCCCTGTACGGGGTCGCCAGTCGCCGCGTTGACGAGTTCGATGCGGAGCGGCCCGCCGGCGTAAGTCTGGTTGACCCGCAGTTCGAGTCCCGAACGAGTGTTGTCGACCGCTTGGCCGACGTGCACGCCGTCGAGGCGGATTCGCTGGATCTCCCTGAACACCTGTCCGTCGTTTCCGCGATCGACGTAGGCGGTGAGGTCGCCGCCGGCGTACTGCACCTTACCGACGAAGATGTTGCTCGCCTGTACGCCGGTCGGACTGTTGAACTCGCCGCGCTGCATGATGACCGGATACGCCCGCTCCATCACATCGGGGAGGTCGCCGACGGAGATCCGTCCGGACGCCTCGGAGGTGCGCCGCGTCCCGTCGTACACCTCGCGGACGTAGACGCCGTCGTCGATGGTCGAGAGGACGACACCGTCGTCGGTGGTCTGGACGAACGTTCGGGTGAAACTGTCCCCGCCGCGGAGGGCGTTCGCGGCGCGTTCACGAATCGGTCCGCGCATCGTCTGCAGTTCGAGTTTGACCGATCCGACCCGACCGTCGATGTTGAACGACTCGATGTCGTCGGCCGTCGTCGCGAGCATCGTCGCGTTCTCTCGGAGTTCCGCCGCCTCGGTGTGGACGTGCGCCAGTCGAATCAGGAGTTCCCTGGCGGAGAGCTCCCCGTCGGCGTGGGCGGCCAGCGCCGCCCGCTCCTCCGCGCGGAGGTCGTCGACGCGGATTTCGAGTTCGGTCAGCGCGCGCAGAACCGCTTTGCGGCGCTCGTCTTCGTTCTCCATGGCGGCGAGTCGTTGTCGCATCGTTCGCGTCCGGAGGTCGGTCTGCAGTCGCGTCTCTCGGACGCTCAACGCGGCGCTCAGATTCGACGACGACGTTCCGAACTCTGCGGCGGTCGCGTCGTCGTCAAGCATCAACACGCTCGTCTCGTTGTGGATCTCGGCGAGCGAGAGATTCGATTCGGTGGTCGGCGACTCGGCGGAGGGCGAGGTCGGGGAATCGACGGCCGGCGGCGCGGCGACGACGACGCCAGCGACCGACGAGACCAGGAGGAGGACCGCAGTGACCAGCGCGGCGGACTGTCTCATCAACGGCGCGTACACAGCCATCATATTAAAACCGGTCGCTGTCCGACACACGACGACCTACCGACACGAATCGGCGGTGGCGGATCCGCGGCCGCAATCAGACGGAACCGAACCTGCGGTGTAGCTGTGGCGACACCCTGCTGTGGCGGCGTCGTGGCGTCCGGCGGTCGGACGCCTGTCGGACGTCCGATGGAAAGCGTTTTGCCGTACCCCTGAGAGTTGGTGAACTGTATGCGGTACGCCGCCCTCGTGCTCGCCCTCCTCGTCTTCTCAGCCGGGTTCGCTCCACCGGCCGCCGCCGTCGTCGGTACCGACGACGGACAGAGAGCGACGGCGTTCCAGACGGACGAACCGCCGAAGACGCAACTCGTCATCGCCATCCAAGGCAACGGCGACGCGAGGTGGTCGGTCGTCACGCGTTATCCGCTGCGCGGTGACAACAGCACGGCGGCGTTCGAACAACTCGTCGCCGACCTCCGAAACGGCGAAGCCAACGCCACGGTCGACGAAGGGACGTTCGAGCAGTTCGCGACCCTTTCCTCGGAGGCGACAGGCCGCCAGATGGAGATACAGAACGTCACCTACGAGGGCACCGTTCGGAACGAGACCGGCGTCCTGAACATGACGTTCACGTGGACGAACTTCGCGCAGGAGACGGACCAAGGACTCAGAGTCAGCGACGCGTTCGAGACCCCCGACGGCGGGACGTGGTTCCCCCGCCTCACAGCGGACCAGCAACTCGTCATCCGAACGCCGACGAACTGGGAGATACAGAGCAACTTCCAGGCGACCAAAGACAACGACTCGCTCGTCGTCGACGGTCCCCGCGACCTCACTGACAGGTCGGGTACGGGTAACGTCATCTTCGTCTCGTACGACTCGCCGGGGCCCGGACGCCTGACGCCCGGCGGCGAGAACGAGAACGACCTCGCACTCATCGCAGGCGTCGGCGCAGTACTCGTCTTCGCGGCGATGATCGCCGCCGTCGTCCTCCGGCGTCGACAGGAGTTCGACGAGGCCGACGAAAAGATCGTCACCGTCGACGGCCCGTCGACGACGCCTCGACCGACCGACGACGGCGGGGGATCCGTCGCCGACCCATCGCCCGAAGAACCGGCGGTCGAAGACGACGTCGACCTCTCGCTGCTCTCGGACGGCGAACGCGTCGAACGACTGCTCGAACGCAACGGCGGCCGGATGCGACAGGCCAACATCGTCGCGGAGACCGGTTGGTCCGACGCGAAGGTTTCGCAGTTGCTCTCGTCTTTGGCCGACGAGGGACGCGTCGAAAAACTCCGCCTCGGCCGCGAGAACCTGATTTCGCTCCCCGACGACGGTGGCGACAGCGACGACGACGGAGACGGCGACACCAGCGGCAACGGTGGGAAACGGCGATAACGAACTCGTCGCCGAGTGAGAATTTGTCGCGCGTCGTCGTTTTTCGCCCTCTCGTTCCGAAAACGTTTACCGACGAGTGGAGGTAGTGGTCGATGATGAAGATTCTCGTAACCGTCAAGGAAGTCGCCGAAGTCGAAGACGACTTCGAGATCGACGGGCTCGGAATCGACGAGGCGTACCTCGAGTACGACCTCAACGAGTGGGACGACTACGCCGTCGAGGAGGCGGTACAGATCGCCGAGAGCGGTGACGACGTCGAAGTCGTCAGCGTCACCATCGGTCCCGAACGGAGCGAGGAGACGATTCGGATGGCGCTCGCGAAGGGCGCCGACCGTGCAATTCGCGTCTGGGACGACGCGTTCGAGAGCGTCGACCTGCTCGACGTGGCCGCGAAGACGCGACTGCTCGCCGCCGTCGTCGAGCAGGAGGAACCCGACCTCGTGCTGACCGGCGTCCAGGCCTCCGACGACGGCTTCGGTGCGACGGGCGTCTCCGTCGCCGACGCCGTCGGCTTCGAGTGGGCCGCCGTCGTCAACGAACTCGAACTGGAAGAGAGCGTCGCCAACGTCCGCCGCGAACTCGAAGGTGGCGTCGAGGAACTCACGGAAGTCGATCTCCCCGCGGTGTTCACCATCCAGACGGGCATCAACGAGCCGCGCTACGCGAGCCTGCGCGGGATTCGGCAGGCCCAGCGCAAGGAGATTGCCCCGATGGGACTCGACGACCTCGGTCTCGACGCCTCGGCGCTCGACAGCCCCATCGAACTCACGGGGATGCGCGAACCCGAGAGCGAATCGGACGCCACCATCTTCGAGGGCGACGCCGAGGAGACCGCCGCCCAACTTGCGGACGTTCTCCGCGAGAAGGGGGTGGGCGCACAATGACCGTCCTCGCTATCGCCGACCACCGCCGCGGTGACCTCCGCGACGTGAGCTACGAGCTCGTCACCGCGGGCCGACAGCTCGCCGACGCGACCGGCGGCGACCTCCACGTGGCCGTCATCAGCGGCGAGGTCGACGAGTTCGCCGAGAACCTCAATCTCGACGGCGTTGACGCCGTCCACACCGTCGAGAACGGCGAGGAGTTCAACCACGACGTGTACGCGGGCGCGGTCGAGGCGCTCTACGGCGAACTCGAACCCGCGGTCCTGTTGATGCCCAACAGTGTCAACGGTCTCGACTACGCGCCCGCCGTCGCGAACGCGCTCGACCTGCCGCTCGTCTCCGACGCCGTCGACTTCGACTACGACGATGGACTCACGGCGACCCGCGAGATGTACGAGTCGAAGGTCGAGACGACCGTCGACGTGGATGCAGAACACGTCGCCGTCACGATTCGCGGCGGCGAGTGGCCCGCCGCGACGAACGTGGGCGACGCCGAGGTGTCGGCGTTCGACTACAGCCCCGAGGGCGAACTCGGTTCCCGCGTGCTGGGCTTCGAGGAGGTCACCGGCGGCGACGTCGACATCACCGAGGCGGACGTGCTCGTCTCGGTCGGTCGCGGCATCGAGGAGGAGGAGAACCTCGAACTCGTCGAGGAACTCGCCGACGCGCTCGGCGCGACCCTCTCCTCGTCGCGGCCCATCGTCGACGCCGGGTGGCTCCCGCCGAACCGGCAGGTCGGCCAGTCCGGCAAGGTCGTCACGCCGGACGTCTACCTCGCCGTCGGCATCTCCGGGGCGGTTCAGCACGTCGCCGGGATGAAAGGCTCCGACACCATCGTCGCTATCAACACTGACCCGAACGCCCCCATCTTCGACATCGCCGACTACGGCATCATCGGGGACCTGTTCGAGGTCGTTCCAGAACTGATCGAGCAGTTCTCCTGAACCTTTTTCGCTGTCGCCGAAAGGCGCGTAGCGCCTTTCGAGACGACGAGAAACGCCGTAGGCGTCTCTCGAACCGCGCTCGGCCGCTTCGCGGCCTCGCTCGGTAAAAGGTTCATCAAAAGCACTCCTCACTCATTTCAGCGCGGCAAGCCGCGCTTCCATTCGTTCGTCGGCCGAAGATCGCAAAGCGGTTTTCGCACGTGACAGAACCGCGTGCTGTGAATGGCCTCGCTCGCGGACCAGTCCCGCGTGAAATCGGCCGAGGAAAGACACCAAGTGGCGGACTCGTTTTCTCTCCGTTTCGGTACGTACTTCCCTGACCACCCCTACCTGTCCGATAATGGAGTATTTGGAGCGCCGGGTCGCGATGGTCAACGACCGTCTCGAAGCGGTCGTCGAGTCGGTCGAACCCGACGAGTTGTCCGAGCAACTCGGCCACGTCTCCCTCGCGGGTGGCAAACGCGTGCGACCCACGGTGACGCTCCTCGTCTGCGAAGCGGTCGGCGGCGACCCAGCCGACGCCGTCGACTTCGCCGTCGGCGTCGAACTCGTCCACAACGCGTCGCTCGTCGTCGACGACATCATCGACCGGTCGGATCTTCGCCGGGGGACGCCGAGCGCGTGGGCCGAGTACAGCTACGGGTCGGCGATTCTCGCCTCCGACGGCCTGCTCGGCGAGGCGTTCGCGCTCTTTTCGGCCGAGGAGCAGGCGATGCAGGTCGTCGCCGAGTCGATGGTCGAACTCGGCGAGGGCGAGGCGACGGAGCTCGTCGCGCAACCGACGGACGAGGAGGAGTACATGGAACTCGCGCGCCGGAAGACGGGTGCGCTGTTCCGCGCCGCCGCCGAAGTCGGCGCGGTCGCCGGGGGAGCGGACCCGTTCGCGGTCGAATCGTTCGGCGAGTACGCCGAGCGCGTCGGCATCGCGTTCCAGATTCGCGACGACGTGCTCGACGCGACGGCCGACTCGGCGGACCTCGGCAAGCCCGCCGGACAGGACGAGACGATGGAACGCCCGTCGCTCGTCCAGATTACGGACCTGACGCCCGAGGAGGCCGACGGACGCGCCCGAGCGCAGTCGGAGGCGGCGCTCGACGCGCTCGACGCGACGGATATCTCCGAGTCGGACGCGAGAAAGTATCTCCGCGATCTCGCGGAGTTCGTCGTCGTCCGCGAGCGCTGACGTTCGTCGCCTCCGGACGCCGACTCTCGCTTCTTATGCCGGTTCCGCGCCGGTCGGATACTTCGACTCCGCGATGGCGAATGTGAGCGTGCTCAACACGCCGAGCAGCGTCCCCGCCGTGAGCGCCAGCGCGAGGTCAGTCAACGTGAGCGTCCGAACCAGCGCTACCGTCTCGCCCGCCGGGAGCAGCCCCGAGAGGAAAAAGCCCGACAGTGCGTAGAGTACGAGCGCGATGGCGACGACGTAGAACGGCGCGTTGAGGTAGCGCCACTTGAACTCGTCGACGAGATACTCGTCGGTCACCTGGCCGAGACTGCTCGTGACGCCCGCCGCGGCGAACCATTGGACCGCGCCGTGGACAAACGCCGCCGCCAACGCCGGGGCGGTGAGCGACCCGCCGACGGCGCGTTCGACCGCCTGTATCGTCTCGACGCCCTGCGCGCCGCCGACGATGATGAGCGCAGCGGCGACGACGTAGGTGATGAGCGTCACCCGTCCGGCGTAGAGGATGTTCCGCGCGCGCGCTGCCGCGTCGTCGACGAACCGTTCCAAACCGAGTCCGCGAAACAGGACGTACAGACCGAGGAGCGCGGAGATGAGTCCGAGCACCGTCGCGCCTTCGACATCGAACAGCGTCGCGATGGTGACGAACGGGTAGATGAGCAGCAGGATGCCAAGCGGGACGAGGATGGTCCCGCGCGTCTCGGGGTCGTCGAGCACCTGCTTTATCGTGTAGTACATCGACTCCAGGTCCTGCGCTTGCCGGACGACGACTCGCCGGACGCTGTCGATGGGGACCCGAGAGCGGATGACCGGCAGCACCGACTCGTCCTGCGCGCCGTCGGTGATGACGACGGCGCGGACGTTCTCGCCGGTCTGGAGACCCGCTAACACTTCGTCGACCTCGTCGCCGACGGCGCGGTTGGCCTTCACGTCGTTGCCGTTGAGACCCGTGACGGCGGCGACTTCGACCTCCTCGGCGTCGTCGGGGTCGCCGTCGGCGAACTCGGAAACGAGGTCGTCGTGGACGTGGATGCCCTGAAAGAGGACGTTTACGTCGGAGTCCTCCGGGTCGGCCGTCGCGAGCGCGACCGCGGCGTCCTCGACGGCGTCGCGACCGACTACCGGCGTCCTCACGCCGGTTTTGCGGCCGAGGTCGTCGTCAAGGTCGACACAGAGGACGAGCAGCATCGTCAGCGGCTACGCCAGCATGCTATATTTGCTTTCGGGAGCGTCGGCGCTCTCCGGTCGGCCAGTTATCGGCCTTCGAGTTCTGAGAGGACGCGCCGGAGTCGGCGACGGCTCGACAGATACGACGCGCCGCCGGTGACGAGAAAGAACATGCCGATGCCGACGAACAGCAGCCCCAGCGTGTCGGTCGCATCGCCGACGAACAGCCGATACAGTGCGACGCCGAACAGAAACGACGAAAACCCCGTTCTGACGTGTGCGAGCGTCGTCCGCTCGCGGGCGAGACGCGTTCGTTCGACCGCCAAATCCCGGTGCGACGTTGCCGACGCGGACGCGTCGTCGGACGGGTCGGTGCCAAAGTCGGCCATCGTCGACAGTTCGACGCCGACGCGAAAGCGCGTTTCGTCGCAGACGTCGAACATCGTCGTGGACACCGAGTGCAGACGCGCACCGAATGCGAACAGCCACCACACGCGAGCGAAAGACGAGTCGCACGCCTTTTGACGCTGCGCCGAATACAACGTCGATAGCGAATGATTTCGAAGGGCTGCGAACAGTGCGCTATGGGTGGGAAGATGGTACTCTTCGTCTACGGGTACTGCGACCAGCGGGACTGTTTCTACTGCCCTCTCGGCGAGAATCGCAAGAACGTCACCGACGTGTACGCCAACGAGCGACTCGTCGAGGAGGACGAGGACGTCATCCGCGAGGCCAAGCGGATGGACGCGCTCGGCACCTCTATCACCGGCGGCGAACCGCAGGAGGCGCTCGACAAGACCTGCCGGTACCTCCGCCTCCTGAAGGAGGAGTTCGGCGAGGACCACCACACTCACCTCTAC
This genomic stretch from Haloprofundus salilacus harbors:
- a CDS encoding DUF7345 domain-containing protein, which translates into the protein MRYAALVLALLVFSAGFAPPAAAVVGTDDGQRATAFQTDEPPKTQLVIAIQGNGDARWSVVTRYPLRGDNSTAAFEQLVADLRNGEANATVDEGTFEQFATLSSEATGRQMEIQNVTYEGTVRNETGVLNMTFTWTNFAQETDQGLRVSDAFETPDGGTWFPRLTADQQLVIRTPTNWEIQSNFQATKDNDSLVVDGPRDLTDRSGTGNVIFVSYDSPGPGRLTPGGENENDLALIAGVGAVLVFAAMIAAVVLRRRQEFDEADEKIVTVDGPSTTPRPTDDGGGSVADPSPEEPAVEDDVDLSLLSDGERVERLLERNGGRMRQANIVAETGWSDAKVSQLLSSLADEGRVEKLRLGRENLISLPDDGGDSDDDGDGDTSGNGGKRR
- a CDS encoding electron transfer flavoprotein subunit beta/FixA family protein, with the protein product MKILVTVKEVAEVEDDFEIDGLGIDEAYLEYDLNEWDDYAVEEAVQIAESGDDVEVVSVTIGPERSEETIRMALAKGADRAIRVWDDAFESVDLLDVAAKTRLLAAVVEQEEPDLVLTGVQASDDGFGATGVSVADAVGFEWAAVVNELELEESVANVRRELEGGVEELTEVDLPAVFTIQTGINEPRYASLRGIRQAQRKEIAPMGLDDLGLDASALDSPIELTGMREPESESDATIFEGDAEETAAQLADVLREKGVGAQ
- a CDS encoding electron transfer flavoprotein subunit alpha/FixB family protein, producing the protein MTVLAIADHRRGDLRDVSYELVTAGRQLADATGGDLHVAVISGEVDEFAENLNLDGVDAVHTVENGEEFNHDVYAGAVEALYGELEPAVLLMPNSVNGLDYAPAVANALDLPLVSDAVDFDYDDGLTATREMYESKVETTVDVDAEHVAVTIRGGEWPAATNVGDAEVSAFDYSPEGELGSRVLGFEEVTGGDVDITEADVLVSVGRGIEEEENLELVEELADALGATLSSSRPIVDAGWLPPNRQVGQSGKVVTPDVYLAVGISGAVQHVAGMKGSDTIVAINTDPNAPIFDIADYGIIGDLFEVVPELIEQFS
- a CDS encoding polyprenyl synthetase family protein; translation: MEYLERRVAMVNDRLEAVVESVEPDELSEQLGHVSLAGGKRVRPTVTLLVCEAVGGDPADAVDFAVGVELVHNASLVVDDIIDRSDLRRGTPSAWAEYSYGSAILASDGLLGEAFALFSAEEQAMQVVAESMVELGEGEATELVAQPTDEEEYMELARRKTGALFRAAAEVGAVAGGADPFAVESFGEYAERVGIAFQIRDDVLDATADSADLGKPAGQDETMERPSLVQITDLTPEEADGRARAQSEAALDALDATDISESDARKYLRDLAEFVVVRER
- a CDS encoding DUF373 family protein; this encodes MLLVLCVDLDDDLGRKTGVRTPVVGRDAVEDAAVALATADPEDSDVNVLFQGIHVHDDLVSEFADGDPDDAEEVEVAAVTGLNGNDVKANRAVGDEVDEVLAGLQTGENVRAVVITDGAQDESVLPVIRSRVPIDSVRRVVVRQAQDLESMYYTIKQVLDDPETRGTILVPLGILLLIYPFVTIATLFDVEGATVLGLISALLGLYVLFRGLGLERFVDDAAARARNILYAGRVTLITYVVAAALIIVGGAQGVETIQAVERAVGGSLTAPALAAAFVHGAVQWFAAAGVTSSLGQVTDEYLVDEFKWRYLNAPFYVVAIALVLYALSGFFLSGLLPAGETVALVRTLTLTDLALALTAGTLLGVLSTLTFAIAESKYPTGAEPA
- a CDS encoding DUF202 domain-containing protein, yielding MFDVCDETRFRVGVELSTMADFGTDPSDDASASATSHRDLAVERTRLARERTTLAHVRTGFSSFLFGVALYRLFVGDATDTLGLLFVGIGMFFLVTGGASYLSSRRRLRRVLSELEGR